The following are encoded together in the Terriglobia bacterium genome:
- a CDS encoding YbhB/YbcL family Raf kinase inhibitor-like protein, whose amino-acid sequence MTLSLKSPAFTHEGDIPRKHTCDGADVSPALNWSDPPAGTQSFSLIMDDPDAPGRTWVHWVIYNLPAQARELPEGVPKESELKDGTRQGRNDFAKPGYGGPCPPRGAPHRYYFKLYALDAKLNLPAGAGKAGVESAMKGHILAEAQLMGRYRR is encoded by the coding sequence ATGACCCTCAGTTTGAAAAGCCCCGCGTTCACGCACGAGGGCGACATACCAAGAAAACACACCTGCGACGGCGCCGATGTCTCGCCGGCGCTGAACTGGAGTGACCCGCCGGCCGGCACGCAGAGCTTCAGCCTGATCATGGATGACCCGGACGCCCCGGGCCGCACTTGGGTTCATTGGGTGATCTACAATCTGCCGGCGCAGGCACGCGAACTGCCCGAAGGAGTGCCGAAGGAATCGGAACTCAAGGATGGCACGCGGCAGGGCCGGAACGATTTTGCCAAGCCCGGTTATGGCGGGCCCTGTCCGCCCCGGGGCGCCCCGCATCGCTATTATTTCAAGCTCTACGCCCTGGATGCGAAACTAAATCTGCCGGCGGGTGCGGGCAAGGCCGGCGTGGAGAGCGCCATGAAGGGGCACATCCTCGCGGAGGCACAGCTCATGGGGCGCTACCGGCGCTGA
- the xth gene encoding exodeoxyribonuclease III, with protein sequence MTVATWNVNSIRIRLPRLLTWLERRKPSVVCLQEIKVVDEEFPAGPLEELGYRCLVHGQKTYNGVAILTLLPATDVIHDLPGDPAGADSRVLAATIGGTRIMGIYAPNGQTVGSDKYAYKLDWYRRLRELLDRHDPRSEVLICGDFNVAPEDRDVWDPEQWRGQILFSDPEKAALRTIVDWGFQDALRIHHQEGGLYTWWDYRAGAFHRGWGLRIDHILVSAPLAQRCIAVEIDRAERKGEKPSDHAPVVASFQ encoded by the coding sequence CTGACCGTAGCCACCTGGAACGTCAACTCAATCCGGATCCGCCTGCCGCGGCTGCTGACCTGGCTGGAAAGAAGAAAGCCGTCGGTGGTCTGCCTCCAGGAAATCAAGGTGGTGGACGAGGAGTTCCCCGCCGGGCCCCTGGAAGAACTGGGCTACCGGTGCCTGGTGCACGGGCAGAAGACCTACAACGGCGTGGCCATCCTGACGCTCCTGCCCGCAACCGACGTCATCCATGATCTCCCTGGTGATCCCGCCGGGGCCGACAGCCGCGTGCTGGCGGCGACCATCGGCGGCACGCGCATCATGGGCATCTACGCCCCGAACGGCCAGACCGTGGGGTCGGACAAGTACGCGTACAAGCTCGACTGGTATCGCCGGCTGCGCGAGCTGCTGGACCGCCATGACCCGCGGAGCGAGGTTTTGATTTGCGGCGATTTCAATGTCGCACCCGAAGATCGCGACGTCTGGGATCCCGAGCAGTGGCGCGGGCAAATCCTGTTCAGTGACCCGGAGAAGGCGGCCTTGCGCACCATCGTCGACTGGGGATTCCAGGACGCCCTGCGCATCCACCACCAGGAAGGCGGTCTATACACCTGGTGGGATTACCGGGCCGGCGCATTTCACCGCGGTTGGGGCCTGCGCATCGATCACATTCTGGTGAGCGCGCCTTTGGCGCAGCGGTGCATAGCCGTTGAGATCGATCGTGCCGAACGCAAAGGCGAAAAACCATCCGACCACGCGCCGGTGGTCGCGTCATTTCAATAA
- a CDS encoding TIGR02206 family membrane protein yields MMEFRTFGPQHLTVLLILLALGILVAWGGSRLRGKTRIRFGWALGFLLLGYALALYLQEAMMGGLHGSYSLPMQLCDWVLIACLVTLIRPNVLASEIAYFWGLGGTLQAVLTPDVTTGFPSWRFIQFFWGHGITLLCIVYIIVAQHFRPRPRSVLRMMIAVNIYGLSALGLDLAFGWNYGFLLHKPAEPSLLDYLGPWPWYLISAEILGLASFLLLALPWKILDGIRAGKQTAQTGINVL; encoded by the coding sequence ATGATGGAGTTCAGGACCTTTGGCCCACAGCACCTGACCGTGCTTCTCATACTCCTCGCTCTGGGCATCCTGGTAGCCTGGGGAGGATCGCGGCTGCGCGGCAAGACAAGAATCCGGTTCGGCTGGGCCCTGGGCTTCCTGCTTTTGGGCTATGCGTTGGCCCTTTACCTCCAGGAAGCCATGATGGGAGGGCTGCATGGAAGCTACTCGCTGCCCATGCAGCTGTGCGACTGGGTTCTGATTGCCTGTCTGGTGACCCTGATCCGTCCGAACGTCCTCGCTTCCGAGATCGCCTATTTCTGGGGTCTCGGCGGCACGCTCCAGGCCGTGCTCACGCCTGATGTCACGACCGGATTCCCATCGTGGAGGTTCATACAGTTTTTCTGGGGGCACGGCATCACGCTGCTGTGCATCGTTTACATTATTGTCGCGCAGCACTTCCGGCCGCGTCCCCGAAGCGTCCTCAGGATGATGATTGCCGTCAACATCTACGGTCTGTCTGCTCTGGGTCTCGATCTTGCGTTCGGATGGAACTACGGATTCCTTCTGCACAAGCCGGCGGAGCCCTCTCTCTTAGACTATTTGGGGCCATGGCCCTGGTATCTGATTTCCGCCGAGATCCTCGGCCTGGCAAGTTTTTTGCTGCTGGCGCTGCCGTGGAAGATCCTGGATGGCATTCGTGCCGGGAAACAGACTGCGCAGACCGGCATCAACGTCCTTTGA
- a CDS encoding serine/threonine-protein phosphatase → MPEALLRQLNHLTEELENFEQIALKLKPEPGEIPKLPGIDVFGTTIPLAGAIGGDHIIYIDFQQRHDLDARIEQARERGQPQIAAKLEEMKQTAGVLLADVSGHRITDAVLAAMLHQAFLLGAVYELEMSGTITTRLFENINNRFYRSSSVRKFLTMIYGEIHVSGTFRFISAGHHPPLVFSNEFDRFVDIHPDLLISYPPIGTMPSKTDPDLSRRPSALGYKDKYTVNELKLMSPGDILVLYTDGLKEHENDHENYFPDRFESKIREFKRESARRILEEVSRDLLAFALPADDVSCVLIKKN, encoded by the coding sequence ATGCCAGAAGCACTTCTCCGCCAGCTGAACCACCTGACGGAAGAGCTGGAGAATTTCGAGCAAATTGCGTTGAAATTGAAGCCGGAGCCGGGCGAGATCCCCAAGCTTCCAGGCATCGACGTTTTCGGCACGACGATCCCGCTTGCCGGCGCTATTGGCGGTGATCATATCATCTACATCGATTTCCAGCAGAGGCATGACCTGGATGCGCGTATCGAGCAGGCGCGGGAAAGAGGACAGCCCCAGATCGCAGCAAAGCTCGAGGAGATGAAACAAACCGCGGGTGTCCTGCTTGCCGATGTTTCGGGCCACAGGATAACGGATGCGGTTCTGGCAGCCATGCTGCATCAGGCGTTTCTCCTCGGGGCCGTCTACGAGCTCGAAATGTCCGGCACGATTACGACCAGGCTTTTCGAGAACATCAACAATCGGTTTTACCGTTCCTCCAGCGTTCGCAAGTTCCTGACCATGATCTACGGCGAGATCCACGTGAGCGGCACGTTCCGATTCATATCCGCGGGGCACCATCCGCCGCTTGTGTTTTCGAATGAATTCGACCGGTTTGTGGATATCCATCCGGACCTACTGATCAGCTATCCCCCAATCGGCACCATGCCCTCGAAGACCGATCCCGATCTGTCCCGGCGTCCTTCGGCTCTTGGTTACAAGGACAAGTACACCGTCAACGAACTCAAACTGATGTCTCCGGGGGACATTCTGGTGCTCTACACGGACGGATTGAAGGAGCACGAGAACGATCACGAGAACTACTTCCCCGACAGATTCGAGTCCAAGATCAGAGAGTTCAAGCGGGAGTCTGCCCGCCGCATCCTCGAAGAGGTCAGCCGTGACCTGCTCGCCTTCGCGCTCCCGGCCGATGATGTCAGCTGCGTGCTTATCAAGAAAAACTGA
- a CDS encoding SagB/ThcOx family dehydrogenase: protein MKTERSRVALSLFVFLAVGVAAAYAQGQIQLPPPRTDGGKPLMQVLNERKSAREFSSEKLPLPTLSNLLWAAFGINRATGQRTAPSANNRQEIDVYVATADGLYLYDGKANQLKQILAEDIRALCGTQAFVKDAPVNLIYVADLAKAGRTRSEDIEFYSGANTAFIAQNVYLFCASEGLATVVRANIDRSALAKAMKLRTDQKIALSQTVGYPKK, encoded by the coding sequence ATGAAGACAGAAAGGTCTCGAGTCGCATTGTCGCTCTTCGTTTTTCTGGCGGTCGGCGTCGCGGCTGCATACGCGCAGGGGCAAATACAGCTGCCGCCGCCCCGGACCGACGGAGGCAAGCCGCTCATGCAGGTGCTGAACGAGCGCAAATCAGCGCGCGAATTCAGTTCGGAGAAACTGCCCCTGCCGACGCTTTCGAACCTGCTCTGGGCGGCTTTCGGAATCAACCGTGCCACCGGCCAGCGAACTGCTCCCTCTGCGAACAACAGGCAGGAAATTGACGTCTATGTCGCGACTGCAGACGGCCTCTATCTTTACGATGGGAAGGCGAACCAGCTCAAACAGATTCTGGCGGAGGACATCCGGGCGCTCTGCGGCACGCAGGCATTCGTCAAGGATGCGCCTGTCAACCTCATATATGTGGCCGATCTTGCCAAGGCCGGCCGGACCCGGTCCGAGGACATCGAATTCTACTCCGGCGCCAACACGGCTTTCATCGCACAGAATGTCTATTTGTTTTGTGCCTCGGAGGGGCTGGCGACCGTGGTGCGTGCCAACATTGACAGGTCCGCCCTGGCGAAAGCGATGAAGCTCCGCACGGACCAGAAGATCGCTTTGTCCCAAACGGTAGGCTATCCGAAGAAGTAG
- a CDS encoding indolepyruvate oxidoreductase subunit beta, with product MKYDIVLAGVGGQGVLSLAMAIASGAMEEKLCVKQAEVHGMAQRGGAVMATLRLADREIASDLIPRGTASMILSMEPMESLRYLGYLSAQGSLVTSANPVRNIPDYPDLNHLLDHIRKIPRAIIIDAEKLAREAGSARATNMVMVGAAMHLLPIKAEAIESAVRAIFARKGEEVVDINLRALRAGREAAK from the coding sequence ATGAAGTATGATATCGTGCTGGCAGGCGTTGGAGGGCAAGGGGTCCTGTCGCTGGCTATGGCGATTGCGTCCGGCGCCATGGAAGAAAAACTCTGCGTAAAGCAGGCGGAGGTTCACGGAATGGCCCAGAGGGGCGGCGCCGTGATGGCGACACTGCGCCTGGCCGACCGCGAGATTGCCAGCGATCTGATCCCGCGTGGAACGGCCTCGATGATTCTCAGCATGGAGCCGATGGAGAGTCTTCGTTACCTCGGATACCTTTCCGCGCAAGGCAGCCTCGTCACCTCCGCGAATCCGGTGCGCAACATTCCTGACTATCCAGATCTGAACCATTTGCTCGACCATATCCGGAAAATTCCGCGCGCGATCATCATTGACGCCGAAAAGCTGGCACGCGAGGCAGGATCTGCCCGGGCGACGAACATGGTGATGGTCGGCGCGGCGATGCACCTCCTTCCGATCAAGGCCGAGGCGATAGAATCGGCTGTGCGCGCTATCTTCGCGCGGAAGGGCGAGGAGGTGGTGGACATCAACCTGCGTGCCCTCCGGGCCGGCCGGGAGGCTGCAAAGTAG
- a CDS encoding indolepyruvate ferredoxin oxidoreductase yields MSEIVLLGDEAVALGAVHAGLTAAYAYPGTPSTEILEFLIRHEARHGRPHAAWCANEKTAYENALGVSLAGRRALVSMKHVGLNVAADPFINSALVAIYGGLVVAVADDPGMHSSQNEQDSRFYADFARVICFEPANQQEAYDMMRDAFDRSERFEIPVMIRLVTRLAHSRTVVRTGEPTPEKPPAKSRDTASSWVLMPHIARRRWHGLLLRYKDMLACTEASPYNTLRLNQEQRDLGVITTGIARNYFVENLEDLGFEPSHLHVGVYPIPVEKVRRLAAHVKRLVIFEEGYPYLERQLRGIIPPAVEIQGKESGHVPAEGELNPDIVRRALGLRERKGPEIPGLALANRPPQFCAGCPHADTLKALKLALAGYREPIVTSDIGCYTLGALPPHSAVETCVCMGASIGMAKGAAEAGLHPVVAVIGDSTFLHSGVTPLMDAVTAKANITLIIADNGTVAMTGTQPTILPQPQLEQVILGVGVDPAHFHVLSAHPKQADRNVEILKQEIEHRGLSVIIARRECLEAVKESKKGGAA; encoded by the coding sequence ATGTCTGAAATTGTGTTGTTGGGCGATGAGGCGGTAGCGCTCGGCGCGGTCCATGCAGGGCTCACGGCTGCCTATGCGTATCCCGGAACTCCATCGACCGAGATTCTCGAGTTCCTGATCCGCCATGAGGCCAGGCACGGACGGCCTCACGCGGCCTGGTGCGCGAACGAGAAAACAGCTTACGAAAATGCCCTGGGAGTATCCCTCGCAGGCCGGCGCGCCCTGGTCTCGATGAAACACGTGGGATTAAACGTCGCGGCGGATCCGTTCATCAATTCGGCGCTGGTTGCCATCTACGGCGGGCTCGTCGTGGCTGTGGCGGATGATCCCGGAATGCACAGCTCCCAGAATGAGCAGGACAGCCGCTTCTATGCGGACTTCGCGCGCGTCATTTGTTTCGAACCCGCAAATCAGCAGGAAGCCTACGATATGATGCGGGATGCCTTCGACCGGTCTGAGCGATTCGAGATCCCGGTGATGATCCGGCTGGTAACCCGCCTGGCGCACAGCCGGACGGTTGTGCGGACCGGAGAACCGACGCCGGAGAAGCCGCCGGCCAAGTCCCGCGACACCGCGTCCTCTTGGGTTCTGATGCCGCATATTGCGCGGCGGCGCTGGCATGGGCTCCTGTTGCGCTACAAGGACATGCTCGCCTGCACGGAAGCATCGCCTTACAACACGCTCAGGCTCAACCAAGAGCAGCGCGATCTCGGTGTCATCACGACCGGCATCGCACGCAACTACTTCGTAGAAAATCTCGAAGATCTCGGTTTTGAGCCGTCACACCTGCACGTGGGCGTATATCCGATTCCCGTTGAGAAAGTCCGCAGGCTGGCCGCGCATGTGAAGAGGCTCGTGATTTTCGAGGAAGGATACCCCTACCTGGAGCGTCAGCTGCGCGGGATCATCCCGCCGGCCGTCGAGATCCAGGGCAAGGAATCGGGACATGTCCCGGCAGAAGGTGAGCTCAATCCCGACATCGTACGCCGGGCACTGGGGCTGAGGGAGAGGAAGGGTCCGGAGATCCCCGGGCTGGCGCTCGCAAACCGTCCTCCACAGTTCTGCGCCGGATGCCCGCATGCCGACACCCTGAAGGCACTCAAGCTGGCCCTGGCAGGTTACCGGGAACCGATAGTCACTTCGGATATCGGCTGCTATACGCTGGGCGCGCTGCCGCCGCATTCGGCCGTGGAAACGTGCGTGTGCATGGGAGCCTCGATTGGAATGGCCAAAGGAGCCGCAGAGGCCGGCCTCCATCCTGTGGTCGCCGTCATCGGCGACAGCACGTTCCTGCATTCGGGTGTCACGCCGCTCATGGATGCGGTCACGGCCAAAGCGAACATCACTCTCATCATTGCCGACAACGGGACCGTGGCCATGACGGGCACCCAGCCGACGATTCTGCCCCAGCCCCAGCTCGAGCAGGTGATCCTTGGCGTCGGGGTGGATCCCGCGCACTTCCACGTGCTCAGCGCCCACCCGAAGCAGGCCGACAGGAATGTGGAGATTCTCAAACAGGAGATCGAGCATCGCGGTCTATCGGTCATCATTGCCCGGCGCGAGTGCCTGGAGGCAGTCAAGGAATCGAAGAAGGGAGGCGCCGCATGA
- the metK gene encoding methionine adenosyltransferase: MARDNYFFTSESVTEGHPDKVCDQISDAVLDDILRVDKRGRVACETFITVGLVVVGGEITTDSYVDVPGLVRNLIRDIGYTDPKYGFNHSTCAILNAIGTQSPDIAQGVDVGGAGDQGLMMGYAINETKELMPLPIMLAHKITQRLAEVRRKRILPYLGPDGKSQVTVEYENGKPKRVDTVVVSSQHTEDILDRTGERITNRAREEVIQNVVLKSIPKRYIDARTKYLVNPTGKFVIGGPQSDTGMTGRKIIVDTYGGSAPHGGGAFSGKDPTKVDRSACYMARHIAKNIVAAGLATACNVQLAYAIGVAKPVSVLISTKGNGDVPDWRLTQIVQKQFDLTPKGIIEYLNLLRPIYCKTAAYGHFGRELPEFTWEKTHRVKDLLKNA, encoded by the coding sequence ATGGCAAGAGACAATTACTTCTTCACATCGGAATCCGTCACCGAAGGGCACCCCGACAAGGTCTGCGATCAGATCTCAGACGCCGTGTTGGATGATATTTTGAGAGTGGACAAACGGGGGCGGGTGGCCTGCGAGACCTTCATCACAGTTGGGTTGGTGGTGGTCGGAGGGGAAATCACGACCGATTCCTATGTCGATGTTCCCGGACTGGTACGAAATCTGATCCGCGATATCGGCTACACCGATCCCAAGTACGGCTTCAACCACTCCACTTGCGCCATCCTGAACGCCATCGGCACGCAATCTCCCGACATCGCGCAGGGCGTCGATGTAGGGGGCGCCGGCGACCAGGGACTCATGATGGGGTATGCGATCAACGAGACGAAAGAGCTGATGCCCCTCCCCATCATGCTCGCGCACAAGATTACCCAGCGTCTGGCCGAAGTGAGGAGAAAGAGGATCCTTCCTTACTTGGGACCCGACGGCAAGAGCCAGGTCACGGTAGAATATGAAAACGGCAAGCCGAAACGCGTCGACACGGTCGTAGTGTCCAGCCAGCACACCGAAGATATCCTGGACAGGACAGGCGAACGCATTACCAATCGGGCCAGGGAAGAGGTCATCCAGAATGTCGTGCTGAAGTCGATCCCCAAAAGATACATCGATGCCCGGACCAAGTATCTGGTCAATCCCACCGGCAAGTTCGTCATCGGCGGTCCCCAGTCGGATACCGGTATGACGGGGCGCAAGATCATCGTCGATACGTATGGCGGTTCGGCTCCCCATGGGGGCGGCGCGTTTTCCGGCAAGGATCCGACCAAGGTCGATCGCTCAGCCTGCTACATGGCGCGTCACATCGCCAAGAACATCGTGGCTGCCGGGTTGGCCACGGCCTGCAACGTCCAACTCGCATATGCCATCGGTGTGGCCAAGCCGGTGAGCGTGCTTATCAGCACCAAGGGCAATGGGGATGTCCCCGACTGGCGGTTGACGCAGATCGTGCAGAAACAGTTCGATCTCACCCCCAAGGGGATCATCGAATACCTCAACCTGCTGCGCCCGATCTACTGCAAGACCGCTGCCTACGGCCACTTCGGACGAGAGCTGCCAGAGTTCACCTGGGAGAAGACGCACCGGGTCAAAGATCTTCTGAAAAATGCCTAG
- a CDS encoding squalene/phytoene synthase family protein yields the protein MPGHVVEQWSDLLREVSRSFYLTLRVLPAAIRPQIGLAYLLARLTDTIADTRLVSVGHRRAALREMQAAIQALAEDRPAQAPDFGDLAAAQEVPTGPGSAAEKALLENARETLEALGALRREDRQRIRELLDTIIRGQETDLVRFGGASSDRLAALETDNDLEEYTYSVAGCVGEFWTRMCRAHLFAKAELDDTFLLTNGIRFGKGLQLVNILRDLPKDLRQGRCYIPRTRLGICGLEPAALLDAREMGRFRPLYAGYLEQARGLLGAGWAYTNALPRGQMRVRLACAWPALIGVKTLARLRAGNVLDDRCRIKVSRAEVRRLMVSSVLCYPNPRAWDRLFAHAGADPRYWPL from the coding sequence ATGCCCGGACATGTCGTGGAACAGTGGAGCGATCTGCTTAGAGAGGTCTCGCGTTCTTTCTACCTGACTCTCCGTGTGCTGCCCGCCGCAATTCGCCCGCAGATCGGCCTGGCATACCTGCTCGCGCGTTTGACCGACACCATCGCCGACACGCGGCTGGTGTCCGTCGGTCACCGTCGGGCTGCTCTGCGCGAGATGCAGGCAGCAATCCAGGCGCTTGCTGAGGATCGCCCCGCGCAGGCGCCTGATTTCGGCGATCTCGCCGCAGCCCAGGAGGTGCCCACAGGCCCGGGATCAGCCGCAGAGAAGGCGTTGCTCGAAAATGCCCGGGAAACTCTCGAGGCGTTGGGTGCCCTGAGGCGCGAGGATCGTCAGCGCATTCGCGAGCTGCTGGACACCATAATCCGCGGACAGGAGACGGACCTTGTTCGCTTCGGTGGCGCCAGTTCTGACCGGCTTGCGGCACTCGAAACCGACAATGATCTCGAGGAATACACCTATAGCGTGGCCGGCTGCGTGGGAGAATTCTGGACAAGGATGTGCCGTGCTCATCTCTTCGCCAAGGCAGAGTTGGACGACACGTTTTTGCTGACGAACGGCATCCGGTTTGGAAAAGGCCTGCAGCTTGTGAACATTTTGCGCGATCTGCCAAAGGACCTGCGTCAGGGACGCTGCTATATTCCCCGCACGCGCCTCGGGATCTGCGGCCTGGAGCCGGCAGCGTTGCTGGATGCCCGTGAAATGGGCCGTTTCCGGCCGCTCTATGCAGGTTACCTCGAACAGGCCCGCGGCCTCCTCGGGGCGGGTTGGGCCTATACGAACGCTCTGCCCCGCGGCCAGATGCGTGTGCGTCTGGCCTGCGCATGGCCGGCTCTGATCGGAGTGAAGACGTTGGCGCGTCTGCGCGCCGGCAACGTGCTTGACGACCGGTGCCGGATCAAGGTCAGCCGTGCGGAAGTTCGCCGACTGATGGTGAGCTCGGTGCTCTGCTACCCCAATCCTCGAGCCTGGGACCGCCTATTCGCTCACGCCGGCGCCGACCCGCGCTACTGGCCGCTGTAG
- a CDS encoding IgA Peptidase M64: MKSFLASALVVLSSLALFGQPGPAFDDYFIDRAMRLDLYLTGDAKDEIITLDKIHQEGIWPENPNHLLEPFNNGRYAVKVYDLASNRLIYWRGFDCMFGEYRTTTPALNGVRRTLERSLRVPFPKRPVRLSVETRDKQNVLHSLFEQKIDPSDVDIIKETVDSGDYVYEGVKSGDPHKCVDLAFLAEGYTAAEKEKFKSDVDRFAGYLFTIEPYKTLKNRFNIYGVMRASPESAMDEPRQGVFRKTILNASFNAFGTDRYMLTGENRRAREIAAQVPYDAVVILVNSRRYGGGGIYDDYCITTVDNAASFKVFIHEFGHSFAGLADEYYSSDVAYNEFYPKGVEPLEPNITALLDPTHVKWQDLLSPGIRIPTEYGKDQKESLFLDRRRNAAEQTREIEQAKQKRASDAEIRAIQEKYAAKAKEIAAQIAAIDKQYAGLVDKVGVFEGAGYAAKGLYRPMMNCIMISNPKDEFCLVCQKAIARMIDYYSGQ, encoded by the coding sequence ATGAAGTCTTTTCTGGCTTCCGCTCTCGTCGTCTTGAGTTCGCTGGCCCTTTTCGGCCAGCCCGGGCCCGCTTTTGACGACTACTTTATCGACAGGGCCATGCGCCTCGATCTCTATCTGACTGGTGACGCAAAAGATGAGATCATCACGCTGGACAAGATCCATCAGGAGGGGATCTGGCCCGAGAATCCCAACCACCTGCTCGAGCCTTTCAACAACGGGCGGTATGCGGTCAAGGTTTATGACCTGGCTTCGAATCGACTGATCTATTGGCGGGGCTTTGACTGCATGTTCGGCGAGTACCGGACCACAACGCCCGCCCTCAACGGCGTCAGACGCACGTTGGAGCGCTCGCTGCGGGTGCCGTTCCCCAAGCGTCCTGTCCGTCTGTCAGTCGAGACCCGCGACAAGCAGAACGTGCTCCATTCCCTCTTCGAGCAGAAGATCGACCCGTCTGATGTCGACATCATCAAAGAAACGGTCGATTCCGGGGACTACGTTTACGAGGGGGTAAAAAGCGGCGATCCGCATAAATGTGTGGATCTGGCGTTTCTGGCCGAAGGCTACACCGCGGCCGAAAAGGAAAAGTTCAAATCAGACGTCGATCGCTTTGCCGGGTACCTCTTCACCATCGAGCCCTACAAGACCCTCAAGAACAGGTTCAACATTTACGGCGTCATGAGGGCATCGCCCGAGAGTGCCATGGATGAGCCCCGGCAAGGCGTTTTCAGGAAGACCATTCTCAATGCCTCTTTCAATGCATTCGGCACGGACCGGTACATGCTGACGGGGGAGAACCGCCGGGCGCGCGAGATTGCCGCACAGGTGCCCTATGATGCCGTGGTTATCCTGGTCAACAGCAGGCGTTACGGCGGCGGCGGCATCTATGACGATTACTGCATCACGACGGTCGACAACGCGGCCAGCTTCAAGGTGTTCATTCACGAGTTCGGCCACTCGTTCGCGGGGCTCGCGGATGAATACTATTCCTCCGATGTCGCCTACAATGAATTCTACCCCAAAGGCGTTGAGCCGCTGGAGCCGAACATTACCGCCCTGCTGGATCCGACACACGTGAAATGGCAAGACCTTCTGTCACCCGGCATCCGGATCCCCACGGAGTACGGGAAAGATCAGAAGGAAAGCCTGTTCCTGGACCGGCGCCGGAACGCTGCGGAGCAGACCAGGGAGATCGAGCAGGCCAAACAGAAGCGAGCTTCCGACGCTGAAATAAGAGCCATCCAGGAGAAGTATGCAGCCAAGGCGAAGGAGATTGCCGCTCAGATTGCGGCAATCGACAAGCAGTACGCCGGCCTGGTGGACAAGGTCGGTGTCTTCGAAGGCGCCGGCTATGCGGCCAAAGGTCTGTATCGTCCCATGATGAACTGCATCATGATTTCCAACCCGAAGGATGAATTCTGCCTGGTCTGTCAGAAGGCAATCGCCCGTATGATCGATTACTACAGCGGCCAGTAG
- a CDS encoding winged helix DNA-binding domain-containing protein, whose product MDDTKLRAWWSYRQGLDGRLTGRPASEVLEQTGWARSVGGVGPYLTLFARGGVGRPAVDNAVAQLEIHELPSARGCTYVVPAADFALALRVGQGFSDEGPTARKLGVTDAEIEKLCAVVLKALASGPLDPEELRAAALGAVRNLGEAGRKKGLTTTLPVALGKLQSAGEIRRVPTNGRLDQQRYRYALWRPNPLARFRLSAERTYTELARRFFAWIGPATLAEFQWFSGLGAKAAGAAAELLRLEPLGDGDERLMLPGSRAEFRAFKVPKQPHYVLVSSLDGICHLRRDVAGLLAPQDVKRSVFCEKGLMDLSSHAILDRGRLVGLWEYDMATGSIVWISFIPRNEALEEAVARTEGYIRSDLGDARSFSLDSPKSRAPRVEALRKAGRQ is encoded by the coding sequence ATGGACGATACGAAGCTGCGTGCATGGTGGTCATACCGTCAGGGTCTGGATGGAAGGCTTACAGGCCGGCCGGCATCCGAGGTGCTGGAACAGACAGGATGGGCGCGCTCGGTCGGCGGCGTCGGCCCGTATTTGACCCTCTTCGCACGCGGAGGGGTCGGGCGGCCGGCAGTCGACAATGCCGTCGCGCAGCTGGAAATCCACGAACTCCCGAGCGCCCGCGGTTGCACCTATGTCGTGCCTGCCGCCGACTTTGCCCTTGCCCTGAGAGTCGGGCAGGGTTTCAGTGATGAAGGGCCAACAGCACGCAAGCTCGGGGTCACGGATGCCGAAATCGAGAAGCTGTGCGCGGTGGTCCTGAAGGCATTGGCGTCTGGACCTCTCGATCCCGAGGAACTGCGCGCTGCCGCCCTTGGTGCGGTCCGGAATCTGGGAGAGGCAGGCAGGAAAAAAGGTCTGACTACCACTCTTCCGGTGGCGCTCGGCAAACTGCAATCGGCCGGCGAGATCCGGCGTGTCCCCACCAACGGCCGGCTCGACCAACAACGCTATCGCTATGCCTTGTGGCGCCCCAATCCTCTTGCGCGGTTCAGGCTGTCGGCTGAAAGAACTTACACTGAACTCGCGCGCCGGTTCTTCGCCTGGATCGGGCCTGCAACGCTGGCGGAATTTCAGTGGTTCTCCGGCCTGGGCGCGAAAGCAGCCGGGGCTGCCGCAGAGCTGCTGAGGCTCGAACCGTTGGGAGACGGGGATGAGCGGCTGATGCTGCCGGGGTCGCGCGCAGAATTTCGCGCTTTCAAGGTTCCCAAACAGCCGCATTATGTTCTGGTGAGCAGCCTCGACGGCATTTGCCATCTGCGCCGGGATGTGGCGGGGTTGCTTGCGCCCCAGGATGTAAAACGGAGCGTCTTCTGTGAGAAAGGGCTGATGGATCTTTCCAGCCACGCCATCCTCGACCGCGGCCGCCTGGTCGGGTTATGGGAATATGACATGGCCACGGGATCGATCGTCTGGATATCGTTCATTCCCAGGAATGAGGCGCTCGAAGAAGCGGTGGCGCGAACCGAGGGCTACATCCGATCCGATCTCGGCGATGCCCGTTCTTTCAGTCTCGACAGCCCGAAGAGCCGCGCGCCCCGCGTCGAAGCATTGCGCAAGGCCGGCAGGCAATGA